A portion of the Maylandia zebra isolate NMK-2024a linkage group LG9, Mzebra_GT3a, whole genome shotgun sequence genome contains these proteins:
- the dtx3la gene encoding E3 ubiquitin-protein ligase DTX3L1 has product MGSNQSSDKLYCNRYLDGQGPPSLVEQATEQANGKFSTLSGCQPDGKMTWEVINRGLAGFPNDNTLKINFSFLEGKQTEMHPHPGQHYAGEVLCAYLPDNLEGKKVLALLEKAFNQKLLFRITTNGDGEDVITTSSIPLKIQSEGGNIFDGPDADYLKTMKKLLNNNGIK; this is encoded by the exons ATGGGTTCTAACCAGAGCAGTGACAAGCTTTACTGTAATCGTTATCTCGATGGACAGGGTCCTCCATCGCTGGTTGAACAAG CTACTGAACAGGCAAATGGGAAGTTCAGTACACTAAGTGGGTGCCAACCAGATGGTAAAATGACCTGGGAAGTTATCAACAGAGGCCTAGCTGGATTTCCTAATGATAATACCCTGAAGATTAACTTCTCAttcctggaaggaaaacagACG GAGATGCACCCTCACCCTGGCCAGCATTATGCTGGGGAAGTACTCTGTGCTTACCTGCCTGACAACCTTGAAGGCAAGAAGGTTCTTGCTCTGCTGGAAAAGGCATTCAATCAGAAGCTTCTGTTTAGAATAACCACAAATGGAGATGGAGAGGACGTGATCACTACAAGTTCCATTCCACTAAAAATACAGTCAGAAGGTGGAAACATATT TGATGGCCCAGATGCTGACTACCTGAAGACTATGAAAAAGCTACTGAACAATAATGGCATTAAATAA